The proteins below are encoded in one region of Thermoanaerobacterium sp. PSU-2:
- the rpe gene encoding ribulose-phosphate 3-epimerase, translated as MKEIKIVPSLMCCDFLNLNNEIKDLEKSGVDLFHIDIMDGNFVDNFAMSGTEIKSIKRITNIPLDVHLMVKEPLRYIKYFVDAGADIITVHIEACTHLNRTLQEIKNNNVKVGIALNPGTSHLLLEPIVDYLDIVLIMAVNPGFAGQDFIPSTVNKVKKTRDFLNSLGFNNVEIEVDGHIDIQTIPPLYDAGARIFVAGTAGLFYGDRNYEENVKKLRSCVY; from the coding sequence ATGAAAGAAATCAAAATAGTTCCATCTTTGATGTGCTGTGACTTTCTTAATTTAAATAATGAAATAAAAGATTTAGAAAAAAGCGGAGTAGACTTATTTCATATAGACATAATGGATGGGAACTTTGTTGATAACTTTGCAATGAGTGGTACTGAAATAAAATCAATAAAGAGGATTACAAATATACCATTAGACGTACATCTAATGGTAAAAGAGCCATTAAGATATATAAAATATTTTGTTGATGCAGGTGCAGACATAATAACAGTACACATTGAAGCATGTACCCACTTAAATAGAACTCTTCAAGAAATAAAAAATAATAATGTAAAAGTAGGAATAGCATTAAATCCTGGAACATCCCATTTATTATTAGAACCAATTGTTGATTATTTAGACATCGTGCTGATAATGGCGGTCAATCCAGGTTTTGCCGGTCAGGATTTTATACCTTCTACAGTTAATAAAGTAAAAAAAACAAGAGATTTTCTTAATAGCTTAGGTTTCAACAATGTTGAAATAGAAGTGGATGGACATATTGACATACAAACTATACCACCGCTTTATGATGCTGGAGCCCGTATATTTGTAGCAGGAACAGCGGGACTGTTTTATGGAGATAGAAATTATGAGGAAAATGTAAAAAAACTCAGAAGTTGTGTATATTGA